From Budorcas taxicolor isolate Tak-1 chromosome 19, Takin1.1, whole genome shotgun sequence, the proteins below share one genomic window:
- the EPN3 gene encoding epsin-3, which produces MTTSALRRQVKNIVHNYSEAEIKVREATSNDPWGPPSSLMAEIADLTFNTVAFAEVMGMLWRRLNDSGKNWRHVYKALTLLDYLLKTGSERVAHQCRENLYTIQTLKDFQYVDRDGKDQGVNVREKVKQVMALLKDEERLRQERTHALKTKERMALEGTGIGSGHLGFSRARGSPSSYNSSSSSPRYTSDLEQARPQTSGEEELQLQLALAMSREEAEKPVPPTSHRDEDLQLQLALHLSRQEQEKEVRSWQGDDSPGANGAGAGAHRCWDREPEREEREEEEKLKTSQVEESQSSSLDLVDIFASASTLPSTHCSADPWDIPGLRPNTEPSGSSWGPSADPWSPVPSGGIMSQSQPWDLPPVLSSSEPWGRTPVLPAGPRTTDFWAQNSTPHKLPNNGANPWGNLVETFNTPALDGSSTFDPLAKPPVSTESKEGLECTQALPSGKPSSPVELDPFGDHTPSLKQNGTKEPDAFDLDVLGEALAPSSRDTPARRTPESFLGPSASSLVNLDSLVKVPQAVKTRNPFLTGLSTPSPTNPFGGGEQSSRTLNQMRTGSPALSLTAGGPIAAPFGSMTYSASLPLPLSSVPAGVTLPASVSVFPQARAFTPPPSGSLPQPLLPTSGSAGPLNQTPLTDTNPFL; this is translated from the exons ATGACGACGTCAGCGCTGCGGCGCCAGGTGAAGAACATCGTGCACAACTATTCAGAGGCGGAGATCAAGGTGCGTGAGGCCACCAGCAATGACCCCTGGGGTCCACCTAGCTCGCTCATGGCCGAGATTGCCGACCTGACCTTCAACACGGTGGCCTTTGCCGAGGTCATGGGCATGCTGTGGCGGCGGCTCAATGACAGTGGCAAGAACTGGCGGCATGTGTACAAGGCGCTGACGCTGCTGGATTACCTGCTCAAGACAGGCTCTGAGCGGGTGGCCCACCAGTGCCGGGAGAACCTCTACACCATCCAGACACTCAAAGACTTCCAGTACGTCGACCGCGACGGCAAAGACCAGGGCGTGAACGTGCGCGAGAAGGTCAAGCAGGTGATGGCCCTGCTCAAGGACGAAGAGCGCCTTCGGCAGGAGCGCACCCATGCCCTCAAGACCAAGGAGCGCATGGCACTGGAGGGCACGGGCATCGGCAGCGGGCACCTGGGCTTCAGCCGTGCCCGTGGTTCCCCATCCTCCTACAACT CCTCCTCCTCATCTCCCCGCTACACCTCAGACCTGGAGCAGGCCCGGCCCCAGACATCGGGAGAAGAGGAGCTGCAGCTACAGCTAGCCTTGGCCATGAGCCGAGAGGAGGCTGAGAAG CCGGTCCCCCCAACCTCCCACAGAGATGAGGACTTGCAACTGCAGCTGGCTCTGCACCTGAGCCGGCAGGAACAGGAGAAG GAGGTGAGGTCCTGGCAGGGAGATGACTCACCTGGGGCCAATGGTGCTGGAGCTGGAGCCCATCGTTGTTGGGACAGAGAgcctgaaagagaagagagagaggaagaggagaagctgAAAACCAGCCAGGTAGAGGAGTCTCAG TCCTCCAGCCTCGACTTGGTGGACATCTTCGCATCAGCTTCAACCCTGCCCTCCACACACTGCTCTGCTGACCCATGGGACATCCCAG GTCTCAGGCCTAACACAGAGCCCAGTGGCTCATCATGGGGGCCTTCGGCAGACCCCTGGTCTCCAGTTCCTTCAGGAGGTATCATGTCCCAGAGCCAGCCCTGGGACTTGCCTCCTGTGCTCTCCTCCTCTGAGCCCTGGGGCCGGACCCCAGTGCTGCCTGCTGGACCACGGACCACAGACTTCTGGGCACAGAACTCCACCCCCCACAAACTCCCCAACAATGGAGCCAACCCCTGGGGGAACCTGGTAGAGACCTTCAACACACCTG CGTTAGATGGTTCTTCCACCTTTGACCCATTGGCCAAGCCTCCAGTATCCACAGAGTCCAAGGAAGGGCTAGAATGCACCCAGGCTCTGccctctgggaagcccagcagtcCTGTGG AGCTGGACCCGTTTGGAGACCACACCCCCAGTTTAAAGCAAAACGGCACAAAGGAGCCAGATGCCTTTGACCTGGATGTACTCGGGGAAGCACTAGCCCCGTCCAGCAGGGACACCCCAGCACGCCGGACTCCTGAGTCCTTCCTGGGCCCCTCAGCCTCTTCCCTGGTCAACCTTGACTCATTAGTCAAGGTGCCCCAGGCTGTAAAGACCCGGAACCCCTTTCTAACAG GTCTCAGCACTCCATCCCCCACCAACCCGTTCGGCGGGGGCGAGCAAAGCAGCCGGACTCTGAACCAGATGCGCACGGGATCGCCAGCGTTGAGCCTGACGGCGGGCGGGCCGATCGCGGCGCCCTTTGGCTCCATGACCTACAGTGCCTCTCTGCCCCTCCCGCTCAGCAGCGTGCCGGCCGGCGTGACCCTCCCTGCCTCGGTCAGCGTCTTCCCCCAAGCCCGCGCCTTCACGCCGCCGCCCTCCGGGAGCCTGCCGCAGCCTCTGCTGCCCACCTCGGGCTCCGCCGGACCGCTCAACCAGACCCCTCTGACGGATACCAACCCTTTCCTTTGA